From Cryomorphaceae bacterium, a single genomic window includes:
- a CDS encoding class I SAM-dependent methyltransferase, whose product MFHVEHSKNSSVCPVCSNGNRSHFLDTRDWFLSDEPFSLIRCGTCETLQTKPQPPPSEISRYYQSEEYVSHSDSQKGLVAYLYQRVKQITLRSKLNLVKKHLNGENLLDFGCGTGDFLNYCRQKNISCIGLEPDAQARDRAIEKGVEAYPAHQLSSLKTSFGVITLWHVLEHTYDPVQTLRQLQSKLVPRGTIIIAVPNYKSFDAQHYHEHWAAYDVPRHLFHFSQKSMEHLAQKIGMSITHTIAMPFDAFYVSILSEKYKQGNMAKGIFKGAQSNIRALSNAEWSSLIYVLQSRDDKLPVFASTAPAGAT is encoded by the coding sequence ATGTTTCACGTGGAACACTCAAAAAATAGCTCCGTTTGTCCTGTTTGTTCAAACGGCAACCGGTCTCATTTTCTCGATACGCGCGATTGGTTTTTGTCTGATGAACCCTTTTCATTGATCCGTTGTGGTACGTGTGAAACACTTCAAACAAAACCCCAGCCTCCCCCGTCAGAAATTTCCAGGTATTACCAGTCTGAAGAATATGTGTCGCATTCCGACTCTCAAAAAGGACTTGTTGCATACCTGTACCAGCGCGTAAAACAAATCACCCTGCGCTCCAAACTCAATCTGGTTAAAAAGCATCTCAACGGCGAAAACCTCCTCGATTTTGGGTGTGGTACCGGAGATTTTCTCAACTACTGCCGGCAAAAAAATATCTCATGCATCGGGCTGGAACCGGATGCACAAGCAAGAGACCGCGCCATTGAAAAAGGAGTAGAAGCATATCCGGCTCATCAGCTTTCGTCGCTAAAAACCAGCTTTGGCGTGATTACTCTTTGGCACGTATTGGAACACACCTACGACCCAGTCCAAACTTTGCGCCAGTTGCAATCTAAGCTTGTTCCACGTGGAACCATCATCATTGCTGTACCAAACTACAAGTCTTTTGATGCACAACATTACCACGAACATTGGGCCGCCTATGACGTGCCGCGGCATCTGTTTCACTTCTCCCAAAAGTCCATGGAGCACCTGGCCCAAAAAATAGGCATGAGTATCACACACACCATTGCAATGCCTTTTGATGCTTTTTACGTCTCTATCCTCAGTGAAAAATACAAGCAGGGGAATATGGCAAAAGGCATTTTTAAGGGCGCACAATCCAACATCAGGGCACTTTCCAACGCAGAATGGTCGAGTCTGATCTACGTTTTGCAAAGTCGCGACGATAAACTGCCCGTTTTTGCATCAACTGCCCCCGCTGGTGCAACATGA
- the mnmG gene encoding tRNA uridine-5-carboxymethylaminomethyl(34) synthesis enzyme MnmG, with translation MLAKYDIIVVGAGHAGNEAAAAAANLGSSVLLITMNMNAIGQMSCNPAMGGIAKGQIVREIDALGGYSGIVTDLSMIQFRMLNRSKGPAMWSPRTQNDRMRFAEEWRMMLEQTPGVDFWQDMVSGILVRGDKVCGVRTSMGLEIESRAVILTNGTFLNGLIHLGEKQFGGGRAGERAATGITEQLRDLGFRSGRMKTGTPPRIDGRSLDYSKMEEQKGDEIPGKFSFHPSTSPLQNQRSCHITYTNNTVHDILRTGFDKSPMFNGRIEGLGPRYCPSIEDKIERFSDRDRHQIFVEPEGWRTIEIYVNGFSTSLPEDVQMRALREIPGFENARMFRPGYAIEYDFFPPTQLYHSLETKVASGLYFAGQINGTTGYEEAACQGLMAGINAHLKIREQDPFVLDRSEAYIGVLIDDLVTKGTDEPYRMFTSRAEYRIMLRQDNADERLTPKSHALGLASEERMKLVEEKRRHYEHVLQFFNVTSCEPNEMNPVLEREKSSPLKQKVKLSQVITRPGITLHELCEGSSALKDYLHTNDIREDALQQAEILMKYEGYISKEHEMAEKFARLEHIRLNPDLNYCQLTALSAEAREKLSEIKPATMGQASRISGVSPADISVLMVYVGR, from the coding sequence ATGCTTGCAAAATACGACATTATTGTAGTGGGTGCCGGGCACGCCGGCAACGAAGCTGCCGCAGCCGCTGCCAACTTGGGGTCATCCGTGCTGCTTATCACCATGAACATGAATGCCATAGGGCAAATGTCGTGCAACCCTGCTATGGGAGGTATTGCCAAGGGTCAGATTGTCAGAGAGATAGATGCCTTAGGGGGATACTCCGGCATTGTTACCGACCTCAGTATGATACAGTTCAGAATGCTGAACAGAAGCAAAGGACCCGCCATGTGGAGCCCCCGTACCCAAAACGACCGTATGCGTTTTGCTGAAGAGTGGCGCATGATGCTCGAGCAAACTCCCGGGGTAGATTTCTGGCAGGATATGGTGTCGGGAATTTTGGTGCGGGGCGACAAGGTATGCGGGGTGAGAACAAGTATGGGCCTTGAAATAGAGAGCAGGGCTGTGATATTGACCAATGGTACCTTTCTCAACGGTTTGATTCACCTGGGTGAGAAACAGTTTGGCGGAGGACGCGCAGGCGAACGAGCGGCAACGGGAATCACTGAACAACTTCGCGACCTCGGTTTTCGAAGTGGTCGTATGAAAACCGGTACTCCTCCCCGTATTGACGGTCGCTCGCTGGACTACTCCAAAATGGAAGAGCAGAAAGGCGACGAAATTCCCGGTAAATTTTCTTTCCACCCTTCCACTTCGCCGCTCCAAAACCAACGAAGCTGTCACATCACCTACACCAATAACACGGTTCACGATATTCTGCGCACAGGTTTTGATAAGTCGCCGATGTTTAACGGGCGTATCGAAGGATTAGGACCCCGGTATTGCCCGTCTATTGAAGATAAAATTGAGCGCTTTTCCGATCGCGACCGGCACCAGATTTTTGTGGAGCCGGAGGGCTGGAGAACCATTGAAATATACGTGAACGGGTTTTCTACGAGTTTACCCGAAGACGTCCAGATGCGAGCCTTGCGCGAAATTCCCGGTTTTGAGAATGCAAGAATGTTCCGTCCCGGATATGCCATCGAATACGACTTCTTCCCTCCTACGCAGCTATATCACAGCCTGGAAACCAAAGTGGCTTCAGGGCTTTATTTTGCGGGACAGATCAACGGAACAACCGGCTATGAAGAAGCGGCGTGTCAGGGGCTCATGGCGGGCATCAATGCTCATCTCAAAATCCGTGAGCAGGATCCGTTTGTACTCGACCGTTCCGAAGCCTACATCGGCGTGCTCATTGACGATCTTGTGACCAAAGGAACGGATGAACCCTACCGGATGTTTACCTCAAGGGCCGAATACCGAATCATGTTGCGTCAGGACAATGCCGACGAGCGCTTGACTCCCAAATCGCACGCCCTTGGCCTTGCATCCGAAGAGAGGATGAAACTGGTTGAAGAGAAGCGGCGGCACTATGAGCACGTGCTTCAATTTTTCAACGTCACCAGTTGTGAACCAAACGAAATGAACCCCGTTCTGGAGCGCGAAAAATCCAGTCCGCTGAAGCAAAAAGTAAAGCTTTCACAAGTCATCACGCGCCCGGGTATTACGCTGCACGAATTGTGCGAGGGCTCTTCAGCCCTGAAAGACTATTTGCACACAAACGACATCCGCGAGGATGCGCTTCAGCAAGCTGAGATACTGATGAAGTACGAGGGCTACATTTCGAAGGAACATGAGATGGCCGAAAAGTTTGCGCGTCTCGAGCATATACGCCTGAACCCCGACCTCAATTATTGCCAGCTTACTGCCCTTTCGGCTGAAGCCAGGGAAAAACTTTCAGAAATCAAGCCCGCCACCATGGGTCAGGCCTCGCGAATCAGCGGTGTATCGCCCGCCGATATTTCGGTGCTAATGGTGTACGTGGGTCGTTAA